Below is a genomic region from Plasmodium relictum strain SGS1 genome assembly, contig: PRELSG_00_v1_260, whole genome shotgun sequence.
caaTTGCctttatgttttattttgaatTCTTCAATAGCTAAAAGTACTGAAAATATGATAATAGATAAattaatacatataatatatattctttgaATTTCTGGCTCACTTAAATAGGAGTCTATTatggataataaaaatgaactaaaagataaaatagaagcaaaagataatgaaaatacttttgaaatattattatattttcctgATGTTTTTTCGTTATATTTTACTTCTTTGTCTTCCTGCTTTGACTCTATTTCACTTTCTTGTTCCACTCTTAAATAATCctctatttctttttgtcCATTTATTTGTTCTAATTCTGTTTCTACTTTAC
It encodes:
- a CDS encoding fam-h protein: MNKKSNDISNIIAYPGFNSHVYKDYITTYMPAIKIFIKKKKRYSLDFLKFFFIFSFLIWVLQCFSNRYSFGSWNYKNDSKNLLNLGAKRLLAEKVYKIGQEREELKFCEQQCKVETELEQINGQKEIEDYLRVEQESEIESKQEDKEVKYNEKTSGKYNNISKVFSLSFASILSFSSFLLSIIDSYLSEPEIQRIYIICINLSIIIFSVLLAIEEFKIKHKGN